Proteins co-encoded in one Zerene cesonia ecotype Mississippi chromosome 3, Zerene_cesonia_1.1, whole genome shotgun sequence genomic window:
- the LOC119838778 gene encoding phosphopantothenate--cysteine ligase, producing the protein MSGSWEEFFATHLPPTDFEDNRSLLKEFCERHDRQGHKIVLVTSGGTTVPLEHNTVRFVDNFSAGKRGAASAEYFLEQGYAVIFMHRQKSLEPFTRHFNGPKLLDMLEIQEQANNTTIRVKQDSVFALAPVLSRYQAAHAAGAILHIAFTTVSEYFWLLRAACEVLAKSGPRALLYLAAAVSDFYIPKDSIPTHKMQSESGAPVIHLHLVPKMLAPLVNLWVPNAFVISFKLETDENLLIPKARAALEKYKHKVVIANMLQTRHQRVVVVTKEANQEIVLTREEVHAGVDIEAPIVEEIIRLHGAHVTSRGAR; encoded by the exons ATGAGCGGATCTTGGGAGGAGTTTTTCGCGACGCATCTGCCGCCCACTGATTTTGAGGATAATCGTTCGCTTCTAAAAGAGTTTTGTGAGCGGCACGACAGACAGGGACACAAGATAGTACTTGTCACT TCCGGTGGTACCACAGTACCGCTAGAACACAACACCGTGAGATTCGTAGACAACTTCAGTGCCGGCAAACGTGGTGCAGCATCAGCGGAATATTTCCTGGAACAAGGTTACGCGGTGATCTTTATGCATCGACAGAAGTCTCTGGAACCTTTCACGAGGCACTTCAATGGGCCCAAGTTGCTCGATATGCTAGAGATTCAGGAACAGGCTAATAATACTACAATTAGAG TAAAACAGGACAGTGTGTTCGCACTGGCGCCAGTACTGTCCCGTTACCAAGCTGCGCACGCGGCGGGCGCCATCTTGCACATAGCGTTCACAACCGTGTCCGAGTACTTTTGGCTGTTGCGCGCGGCTTGCGAAGTGCTCGCCAAGTCTGGGCCAAGGGCCTTGTTGTACTTGGCCGCGGCGGTTTCGGACTTCTATATACCGAAGGATAGTATT CCCACCCATAAAATGCAATCGGAAAGCGGAGCCCCCGTGATTCACTTACACCTTGTGCCTAAAATGTTAGCTCCACTTGTTAACTTGTGGGTGCCCAACGCCTTCGTCATCTCATTTAAGCTAGAAACCGATGAAAACCTTCTTATACCTAAAGCAAGAGCTGCCTTGGAAAAGTATAAGCATAAA gtGGTAATCGCCAATATGTTGCAAACGAGGCACCAGCGGGTGGTCGTTGTGACGAAGGAGGCTAACCAAGAAATCGTCCTCACCAGAGAAGAAGTTCACGCAG GCGTGGACATAGAAGCGCCGATTGTGGAGGAGATAATCCGGCTGCACGGCGCGCACGTGACGTCACGCGGCGCGCGCTGA
- the LOC119839476 gene encoding synaptic vesicle 2-related protein-like yields the protein MGEKNVVTFEEALDRTGFGLYNYVLVGAIGLITIAFVTVSYSTTIIVPASACELETTVTQRGLLAAGPIVGLIIGGSLWGVLSDLYGRRLMMFISLLAAAAVNALCSISVHWGMLLGLQFITALIASGQYSQGMTMLSESVPLAKRNIVVLIVSSFSLLSQGLMTALAIPIIPLKFSYYLPSLNIYWNSWRTLMVVYSIPSLISAAWIYAMEESPKFAYARGNEAESLRILRKIHRINNRGTNMEFEVEGILKENVEKQATNIKEQILPLFKTPLLKNTVIMTLLFLFQQVGSFLIWLPTIANQFVQIVQTGEGTNQTLCGVLNKSLNEEPDPDVDPCSLNVTAMVIVLAMGALHSIFNLLISVVINRVGRRNMVIIVSSVCGICGILVNVVPNVIGSGILFLIYLIGIVVTGLYAAMGVALFPTYLRVFAVALTMTGGRIGTFASVQILNFLLVNNCEVGFYTFTTIFTSSAILAAFLVDDRRLVKNLEKASKETNDL from the exons ATGGGTGAAAAAAATGTGGTTACATTTGAGGAAGCATTGGACAGAACTG GCTTCGGTCTATATAACTATGTGCTCGTCGGTGCGATCGGTCTGATCACCATCGCGTTTGTGACGGTATCGTATTCCACCACCATCATCGTACCAGCCAGTGCCTGTGAGCTGGAGACCACCGTCACACAGAGGGGGCTACTGGCTGCAGGACCGATCGTTG gtttAATAATCGGTGGGTCGCTATGGGGAGTATTATCAGATCTTTACGGGCGGCGACTCATGATGTTTATATCTCTGCTAGCTGCAGCGGCGGTCAACGCTTTATGCAGTATTTCTGTTCATTGGGGCATGCTGCTGGGCCTTCAGTTTATTACCGCTTTAAT AGCGTCAGGCCAATATTCACAAGGGATGACAATGCTGAGCGAGAGTGTGCCTCTGGCGAAACGGAACATCGTCGTACTTATTGTTTCAAGCTTCTCCCTTTTGTCACAGGGGCTGATGACGG CTCTCGCGATACCAATAATACCCCTAAAATTCTCGTACTATCTTCCGAGCCTTAATATTTACTGGAACTCCTGGAGGACTCTCATGGTTGTATACTCTATACCAAGCCTTATTTCTGCCGCCTGGATTTACGCAATGGAGGAAAGTCCCAAGTTTGCATATGCAAGAGGAAACGAAGCGGAATCATTGAGGATCTTAAGGAAAATccatagaataaataatagaggAACCAATATGGAATTTGAG GTCGAAGGAATCTTGAAAGAAAACGTGGAAAAGCAAGCCACCAATATCAAGGAGCAGATATTACCGCTGTTCAAAACACCTCTTCTAAAGAACACCGTGATAATGACACTGCTTTTCTTATTTCAACA AGTAGGGTCATTTTTGATATGGCTGCCGACAATCGCCAATCAATTTGTTCAAATTGTACAGACAGGAGAAGGAACCAACCAAACATTATGTGGTGTGCTCAATAAGAGTCTCAATGAGGAACCCGAC CCAGACGTGGACCCCTGCTCTCTTAACGTCACAGCAATGGTTATAGTATTAGCTATGGGAGCATTGCATTCGATATTCAATCTTCTGATCAGTGTT GTAATTAATCGCGTTGGCCGCCGCAATATGGTCATTATCGTTTCTTCTGTATGTGGAATTTGCGGGATTCTAGTAAATGTGGTTCCAAACGTGATAGGAAGCGGGATACTGTTTCTGATATATCTCATTGGAATCGTAGTTACTGGACTGTACGCAGCTATGGGGGTTGCATTGTTTCCTACATATTTGAG GGTATTCGCAGTAGCTCTCACAATGACAGGCGGTCGGATTGGAACATTCGCTTCGGTGCAGATCCTAAACTTTTTACTCGTTAACAACTGCGAAGTCGGATTTTACAcatttacaacaatatttacgt cgTCAGCGATACTCGCCGCTTTTCTGGTCGATGATCGTCGTCTCGTCAAAAACCTTGAAAAGGCATCAAAAGAAACTAATGATctctaa